AACATCGTCCTGTTCCCTCACATGAATGTGTGGCACAACGCGACGTACGGTCCGTGGGTCCACGACCGCCCGAAGGACGACGTGGACCACGTCGGCCGGGAGGCCCTCGAGCTCGTAGAGATGCTCGAGGATCGGCGCCTGTTCCCGTCGGAACTGAGCACCGGCTCCCAACAGAAAGTCGCCCTCGCCCGGGCGCTCGCGAACCGCGCGAAGGTCTTGATCCTCGATGAGCCCCTTTCCGGACTCGATGCTCGCGTCCGCCTGGACCTCCGGTACGCGCTCCGCCGCGTCGTGAAGGACCTCGGCCTCACGGCGGTCCACGTGACCCACGACCAAGAGGAGGCGATGTCCGTCGCGGACCGCGTCGTCGTCATGCGGAAGGGGCGGATCGTCGAGTCCGGGCCTCCCGAGCGGCTCTATGACCACCCGGGCAGCGTCTTCACCGCGAACTTCGTGGGGGAGAGCAACTTCCTCGAGGGTGCGGTCCGGCGGATCCGGGCGGACTGGGCGTTCGTGGAGTTTCGGAGCGGGTACATCCTGCGCGTGCCCGCCCAAGGGCTTCTGGAGGGCGATCCCGTCGTGCTCGCTGCGCGCCCCGAGTGGCTCACGATCACG
The sequence above is drawn from the Thermoplasmata archaeon genome and encodes:
- a CDS encoding ABC transporter ATP-binding protein, yielding MPRIEAVDVAKRFGRITALDRTSLTIEDGEYVAILGPSGCGKTTLIKVLSGIWPPTEGRILVDGRDVTSLPVEDRDLGYVFQNIVLFPHMNVWHNATYGPWVHDRPKDDVDHVGREALELVEMLEDRRLFPSELSTGSQQKVALARALANRAKVLILDEPLSGLDARVRLDLRYALRRVVKDLGLTAVHVTHDQEEAMSVADRVVVMRKGRIVESGPPERLYDHPGSVFTANFVGESNFLEGAVRRIRADWAFVEFRSGYILRVPAQGLLEGDPVVLAARPEWLTITKEGFGNVIPGRIESRLFLGATQRLHVKLSTYDTVSVDVPISQSLNTARDVLVSFHEANILVYPRPYEGLQEALKLE